The following are encoded in a window of Kitasatospora fiedleri genomic DNA:
- a CDS encoding GH92 family glycosyl hydrolase, which yields MPLPALKSRAAVAAGALLLAAFGPGLLATAPVAHAATAAANLTPYVDPFIGTDDSNAPNPVGGGAGGSTYPGAVVPFGGVQFSPDTPTASPSGYRNSDTSIEDFSLTHFDGAGCPNNEDLPLLPVTGALGASPGSSWTGYASGYTKSNEAASPGYYKNRLDKYATDVELSATTRTGMGRLTYPATNAAQLLVNTGRSATGNRSGSVKVSGSEVTGSVTAGGFCGSSKTYQIYFDIRFDRAPTGFGTWSGSTVSAGSASASGTNTGAYLTFDTSSSRTVQFKVALSYVSTANAQANLTAENNGWDFAAVRSAADASWNQVLNRAQVSGGSATDLKKFYTALYHVFQSPNVASDVNGDYRGFDGAVHNSARPVYQNYSGWDIYRSWAALIALIAPNEAADIANSMVLDGQQGGLLPKWSQQTNEDFVMTGDPGPIIVASMYAFGARGFDTAAALALMKKASAGGTAQGSPIRGNQGTYTNLHYIPGAPSDSLEYSASDFAVAQFAKALGSTADYTDFMTRAQWWRNTYGPESGYVQPRNSDGSWKWPLDPAAQADFTEGNAAQYTWMVPYDFADLINDMGGRQTAVQRLDHHFTQVNAGQSLPYYYIGNEPEHGVPWAYNYARYPAGASAAVRKVMTESFTTGAGGLPGNDDLGATSAWYVWAALGLYPSTPGADTLAVHGPSFPSVLIQRPGGNITVNASGTGSYVQGLKVNGTATSHNYLRYPDLAAGGTLDFTMGSAPSTSWGTGAGDVPPSFQDGASPVPAAPELGTDLARGKATSSSAACATAEGADKAVDGSLQNNSKWCSKATGASLQVDLGSAQPVGSVVLKHAGLGGENTAWNTGAFQVQTSTDGTTWSTAATVTGSRSSRTYSPFAVRSARYVRVVVSTPTNTGGDTAARLYELEVYASGPGTGSGPITSGLNTAKCVDDSNSGTANGNKVVLWDCNGSGAQQWTSTGGTLQALGKCLDVTSSGTAAGTLVQLWDCNGSGAQQWQAVNGTLVNPNSGRCLDIPSSNTANGVQLQIWDCNGTTAQKWNPPATA from the coding sequence GTGCCCCTGCCCGCTCTCAAGTCCCGGGCCGCCGTCGCGGCCGGCGCGCTCCTGCTCGCCGCCTTCGGCCCCGGCCTCCTCGCCACCGCCCCCGTCGCGCACGCCGCGACGGCGGCGGCCAACCTCACCCCGTACGTCGACCCGTTCATCGGGACCGACGACAGCAACGCGCCGAACCCCGTCGGGGGCGGCGCCGGCGGCTCCACCTACCCGGGCGCCGTGGTGCCCTTCGGCGGAGTCCAGTTCAGCCCCGACACGCCGACGGCCTCGCCGTCCGGCTACCGCAACTCGGACACCTCGATCGAGGACTTCAGCCTCACCCACTTCGACGGGGCCGGCTGCCCGAACAACGAGGACCTCCCGCTGCTGCCGGTCACCGGCGCGCTGGGCGCCTCGCCCGGCAGCAGCTGGACCGGCTACGCCTCGGGCTACACCAAGTCGAACGAGGCCGCCTCCCCCGGCTACTACAAGAACCGGCTCGACAAGTACGCCACCGACGTCGAGCTGTCCGCCACCACCCGCACCGGCATGGGCCGGCTCACCTACCCCGCCACCAACGCCGCCCAGCTGCTGGTCAACACCGGCCGCAGCGCCACCGGCAACCGCAGCGGCTCGGTGAAGGTCAGCGGTTCGGAGGTGACCGGCAGCGTCACCGCCGGCGGCTTCTGCGGCTCTTCGAAGACCTACCAGATCTACTTCGACATCCGCTTCGACCGGGCCCCGACCGGCTTCGGCACCTGGTCCGGCTCCACCGTCAGCGCCGGTTCGGCGAGCGCGTCCGGCACCAACACCGGCGCCTACCTCACCTTCGACACCAGCAGCTCGCGGACGGTGCAGTTCAAGGTGGCGCTGAGCTACGTCAGCACCGCCAACGCCCAGGCCAACCTGACCGCCGAGAACAACGGCTGGGACTTCGCCGCCGTGCGCTCCGCCGCCGACGCCTCGTGGAACCAGGTCCTCAACCGGGCCCAGGTCAGCGGCGGTTCGGCCACCGACCTGAAGAAGTTCTACACCGCCCTCTACCACGTCTTCCAGAGCCCGAACGTCGCCAGCGACGTCAACGGCGACTACCGCGGCTTCGACGGCGCGGTGCACAACTCGGCCCGCCCGGTCTACCAGAACTACTCCGGCTGGGACATCTACCGCTCCTGGGCGGCGCTGATCGCGCTGATCGCGCCGAACGAGGCCGCCGACATCGCCAACTCGATGGTCCTGGACGGCCAGCAGGGCGGCCTGCTGCCCAAGTGGTCGCAGCAGACCAACGAGGACTTCGTAATGACCGGCGACCCCGGCCCGATCATCGTCGCCAGCATGTACGCCTTCGGGGCCCGCGGCTTCGACACCGCCGCCGCGCTGGCGCTGATGAAGAAGGCCTCGGCCGGCGGCACCGCGCAGGGCTCGCCGATCCGCGGCAACCAGGGCACCTACACCAACCTGCACTACATCCCCGGCGCGCCGTCCGACTCGCTGGAGTACTCGGCCTCCGACTTCGCCGTCGCCCAGTTCGCCAAGGCGCTCGGCAGCACCGCGGACTACACCGACTTCATGACCCGGGCCCAGTGGTGGCGCAACACCTACGGCCCCGAGTCCGGCTACGTGCAGCCGCGCAACTCCGACGGCAGCTGGAAGTGGCCGCTGGACCCGGCCGCCCAGGCCGACTTCACCGAGGGCAACGCCGCCCAGTACACCTGGATGGTCCCCTACGACTTCGCCGACCTGATCAACGACATGGGCGGCCGGCAGACCGCCGTCCAGCGGCTCGACCACCACTTCACCCAGGTCAACGCCGGGCAGAGCCTGCCGTACTACTACATCGGCAACGAGCCCGAGCACGGCGTCCCGTGGGCCTACAACTACGCCCGCTACCCGGCCGGGGCCTCGGCGGCCGTCCGCAAGGTGATGACCGAGTCCTTCACCACCGGCGCGGGCGGGCTGCCCGGCAACGACGACCTCGGGGCGACCTCGGCCTGGTACGTCTGGGCGGCCCTCGGCCTGTACCCGTCGACGCCCGGCGCCGACACCCTGGCCGTGCACGGCCCGTCCTTCCCGTCCGTGCTGATCCAGCGCCCGGGCGGCAACATCACCGTCAACGCGTCCGGCACCGGCTCCTACGTGCAGGGACTGAAGGTCAACGGGACGGCCACCAGCCACAACTACCTGCGCTACCCGGACCTCGCGGCCGGCGGCACCCTCGACTTCACCATGGGGTCGGCGCCCAGCACGAGCTGGGGCACCGGCGCGGGCGACGTGCCGCCCTCCTTCCAGGACGGCGCGAGCCCGGTGCCCGCCGCCCCGGAGCTGGGCACCGACCTGGCGCGCGGGAAGGCGACCAGCTCCTCGGCCGCGTGCGCCACCGCCGAGGGCGCGGACAAGGCCGTCGACGGCAGCCTGCAGAACAACAGCAAGTGGTGCTCGAAGGCGACCGGGGCGAGCCTCCAGGTCGACCTGGGCTCGGCGCAGCCGGTCGGTTCGGTGGTGCTCAAGCACGCCGGGCTCGGCGGTGAGAACACCGCCTGGAACACCGGCGCCTTCCAGGTGCAGACCAGCACCGACGGCACCACCTGGAGCACCGCCGCCACCGTCACGGGCTCGCGCTCCAGCCGCACCTACAGCCCGTTCGCGGTCCGCTCGGCCCGGTACGTGCGGGTGGTGGTCTCGACCCCGACCAACACCGGCGGCGACACCGCCGCCCGGCTCTACGAACTGGAGGTGTACGCGTCCGGCCCGGGCACCGGGTCCGGTCCGATCACCTCGGGCCTGAACACCGCGAAGTGCGTGGACGACTCCAACTCCGGCACCGCCAACGGCAACAAGGTCGTGCTGTGGGACTGCAACGGCAGCGGCGCCCAGCAGTGGACGTCCACCGGCGGCACCCTCCAGGCGCTCGGCAAGTGCCTGGACGTCACCTCCTCGGGCACCGCCGCCGGCACCCTGGTCCAGCTCTGGGACTGCAACGGCAGCGGCGCGCAGCAGTGGCAGGCCGTCAACGGCACGCTGGTGAACCCCAACTCCGGCCGCTGCCTGGACATCCCGTCCTCCAACACCGCCAACGGCGTGCAGCTCCAGATCTGGGACTGCAACGGGACCACCGCCCAGAAGTGGAACCCGCCGGCCACCGCGTAG
- a CDS encoding ATP-binding cassette domain-containing protein, whose protein sequence is MTQPLLEARQVSKRYGQVHALQGADFTVHPGEVVALIGDNGAGKSTLVKTLSGSAAPDGGEILVDGTPVRFAGPLDARRHGVETVYQDLALAPDLDAAANLHLGRELHRPGLLGRLGVLDNTAMRRAAVAAFAELGVDLRDVSVPVAALSGGQRQSVAVARAVAFASRVIFMDEPTAALGVVQRGRVLETVRRVRDRGISVVLISHNMPEVLSVADRVEVLRLGRRVAVFDAAATSVEELVGAMTGALDPVPTSTRKDGTA, encoded by the coding sequence ATGACACAACCCCTCCTGGAAGCCAGGCAGGTGAGCAAGCGCTACGGCCAGGTGCACGCCCTCCAGGGCGCCGACTTCACCGTCCACCCCGGCGAGGTGGTCGCCCTGATCGGCGACAACGGCGCCGGGAAGAGCACCCTGGTCAAGACGCTCTCCGGCTCCGCCGCCCCCGACGGCGGCGAGATCCTGGTGGACGGCACACCGGTCCGGTTCGCCGGCCCGCTCGACGCCAGGCGCCACGGCGTGGAGACGGTCTACCAGGACCTGGCCCTCGCCCCCGACCTGGACGCCGCGGCCAACCTGCACCTGGGCCGCGAACTGCACCGCCCCGGCCTGCTGGGCCGGCTCGGCGTGCTGGACAACACCGCGATGCGCCGCGCCGCCGTCGCCGCCTTCGCCGAACTCGGCGTCGACCTGCGGGACGTGTCCGTCCCGGTGGCCGCGCTCTCCGGCGGCCAGCGGCAGTCGGTGGCGGTCGCCCGCGCGGTCGCCTTCGCCAGCCGCGTCATCTTCATGGACGAGCCCACCGCGGCCCTCGGCGTGGTCCAGCGCGGCCGGGTGCTGGAGACCGTCCGGCGGGTCCGCGACCGCGGCATCTCGGTCGTCCTGATCAGCCACAACATGCCGGAGGTGCTCTCGGTCGCCGACCGGGTCGAAGTCCTGCGCCTGGGACGGCGGGTGGCGGTCTTCGACGCCGCCGCCACCTCGGTCGAGGAACTGGTCGGCGCGATGACCGGGGCGCTGGACCCGGTGCCCACCTCCACCAGGAAGGACGGTACGGCGTGA
- a CDS encoding ABC transporter permease has protein sequence MSTRMPGAAGGETAGVGGAVEDGGAAGVGAAAGAGEAVGSEAVGGEAVVVEGGEAGAGGAGKAVGGGAVRRSPRAVPGWARRLAAANEAWTFGVLLLLVAFFTAARPDTFLTRYDLTQIATNAAIYLVLGVGMTYVVIVAGIDLSVGSVLVLSAVLSAEYTIHHGGAAAGWGTVAVSTLIALVTGLLWGALQGWLVAKAKVPPLIVTLGGFGAALGIAQIVTGGQDPAGAVSGKLQRGVGFGKLLGQIPWLVVIAFATTVVFGLVLARTRFGRHTYAIGSNPEAARRSGIDVDRHLVRVYALTGLLAGLGSTMWLAYFGTTSIAGHSTDNLKVITAVVLGGASLFGGRGSVLGTVIGVFIPAVLTTGLIIMDVQQYWQDVAIGVVLVAAVYLDQFRRRGRERG, from the coding sequence GTGAGCACGCGGATGCCCGGAGCGGCCGGCGGCGAGACGGCCGGAGTCGGCGGGGCGGTCGAGGACGGCGGGGCGGCCGGTGTCGGTGCAGCGGCCGGTGCCGGCGAGGCGGTCGGTAGTGAGGCGGTCGGCGGTGAGGCGGTCGTGGTCGAGGGTGGTGAGGCGGGCGCCGGCGGGGCCGGCAAGGCGGTCGGCGGCGGCGCGGTGCGGCGTTCCCCGCGCGCCGTCCCCGGGTGGGCGCGCCGGCTCGCCGCGGCGAACGAGGCGTGGACCTTCGGCGTCCTGCTGCTGCTGGTGGCGTTCTTCACCGCCGCCCGGCCCGACACCTTCCTGACCCGCTACGACCTGACCCAGATCGCCACCAACGCCGCGATCTACCTGGTGCTGGGCGTCGGCATGACGTACGTGGTCATCGTCGCCGGGATCGACCTGTCGGTCGGCTCGGTCCTGGTGCTCTCCGCCGTGCTGTCGGCCGAGTACACCATCCACCACGGCGGGGCGGCGGCCGGCTGGGGCACCGTCGCGGTGTCCACCCTGATCGCGCTCGTCACCGGGCTGCTCTGGGGCGCGCTGCAGGGCTGGCTGGTGGCCAAGGCGAAGGTGCCGCCGCTGATCGTCACGCTCGGCGGCTTCGGCGCCGCCCTGGGCATCGCCCAGATCGTCACCGGCGGCCAGGACCCGGCCGGGGCGGTCTCCGGGAAGCTCCAGCGCGGCGTCGGCTTCGGCAAACTCCTCGGCCAGATCCCCTGGCTGGTCGTCATCGCCTTCGCCACCACCGTGGTGTTCGGCCTGGTCCTGGCCCGCACCCGGTTCGGCCGGCACACCTACGCGATCGGCTCCAACCCGGAGGCCGCCCGCCGCTCCGGCATCGACGTGGACCGTCACCTGGTGCGGGTCTACGCCCTGACCGGGCTGCTCGCCGGACTCGGCAGCACGATGTGGCTGGCCTACTTCGGCACCACCTCGATCGCCGGGCACTCCACCGACAACCTGAAGGTCATCACCGCGGTCGTGCTCGGCGGCGCCAGCCTGTTCGGCGGGCGCGGCAGCGTGCTCGGCACGGTGATCGGCGTCTTCATCCCGGCCGTGCTCACCACCGGGCTGATCATCATGGACGTCCAGCAGTACTGGCAGGACGTCGCGATCGGCGTGGTCCTGGTCGCGGCGGTCTACCTCGACCAGTTCCGCCGGCGCGGCCGCGAGCGCGGCTGA
- a CDS encoding ABC transporter substrate-binding protein: protein MPGTSRSRTLVRCCAVLALVAAGTATAGCGSDGGGGAKSVTLKLVTGVKSDPFYITMACAAQAEAEKRGVKLTVDGSAQWDVAVQRPIVDAVGANRPDGLLISPVDTAALTPSLTQVQNAGTKVVLVDTAVSDASVGVSRISSDNEAGGRTAAKALAELMGDRGSALVISVKPGVSTTDARIKGFTEEMKANHPAITLLPVLYDNDLPATAASQLQATLAAHPDLGGVFAGNTNTAQGVATGLQAAGRQGAVKVAAFDAEPDEVAALKSGTLDVLVAQDPAGIGTQGVDQALAAVAGQPVTAQIGTTMVAITKANLDDPEVGKYVYREAC from the coding sequence ATGCCCGGAACCAGCAGATCGCGCACCCTCGTCCGCTGCTGCGCCGTCCTCGCCCTGGTCGCCGCCGGTACCGCCACCGCCGGCTGCGGCAGCGACGGCGGCGGCGGTGCCAAGAGCGTCACGCTGAAACTCGTCACCGGCGTCAAGAGCGACCCGTTCTACATCACGATGGCCTGCGCCGCCCAGGCGGAGGCCGAGAAGCGGGGCGTGAAGCTCACCGTCGACGGCTCGGCGCAGTGGGACGTCGCCGTGCAGCGGCCCATCGTCGACGCGGTCGGCGCCAACCGCCCCGACGGGCTGCTGATCTCGCCGGTGGACACCGCGGCCCTCACCCCGTCGCTGACCCAGGTGCAGAACGCCGGCACCAAGGTCGTCCTGGTGGACACCGCGGTCAGCGACGCCTCCGTCGGCGTCTCCCGGATCTCCTCCGACAACGAGGCCGGCGGGCGGACGGCCGCCAAGGCGCTGGCCGAGCTGATGGGGGACCGGGGCTCCGCCCTGGTGATCAGCGTCAAGCCCGGGGTCTCCACCACCGACGCCCGGATCAAGGGCTTCACCGAGGAGATGAAGGCGAACCACCCGGCGATCACCCTGCTGCCCGTCCTCTACGACAACGACCTGCCCGCGACCGCGGCCTCCCAGCTCCAGGCCACCCTGGCCGCCCACCCCGACCTCGGCGGGGTCTTCGCCGGCAACACCAACACCGCGCAGGGCGTCGCCACCGGCCTCCAGGCCGCGGGGCGCCAGGGCGCGGTCAAGGTCGCCGCGTTCGACGCCGAGCCCGACGAGGTCGCCGCCCTGAAGAGCGGCACCCTGGACGTCCTGGTCGCCCAGGACCCGGCCGGCATCGGCACCCAGGGCGTCGACCAGGCGCTCGCCGCCGTCGCCGGACAGCCGGTCACCGCGCAGATCGGCACCACCATGGTGGCCATCACCAAGGCCAACCTGGACGACCCCGAGGTCGGCAAGTACGTCTACCGGGAAGCCTGCTGA
- a CDS encoding LacI family DNA-binding transcriptional regulator: MKRPTMKDVAEAAGVSLMTVSRVVSQTPGVSPDTAARVEQAVRRLGYQRNDNARNLRQKRLGTSTIGLVVDDLANPFYALMARSIEDEAHRRGCVVLVGSTNDEPRREREVIAAFTARQVDGLIIVPTIGSHGFLKPAMEAGTQVVCVDRPAKDLDVDTVTVDNRDGARRAVTHLLDHGHTRIAYLGDRYDIWTQRERHAGYLDALRARGLAPDPALVRHGLRSHPETRLALAALRALPEPPSALFSSNDLITLGVLDRADGPDGPDDPETTDGPAPMAVVGFDDLPLAKRLNPPLTVVSQDPVAVGSTAANLLFARITGDRSAPRQVVLLTRFVERRSGERPAHRTDHPTDSPAAAP, encoded by the coding sequence TTGAAGCGCCCGACGATGAAGGACGTGGCCGAAGCCGCGGGGGTCAGTCTGATGACGGTCTCCCGGGTCGTCTCCCAGACCCCGGGCGTCTCGCCCGACACCGCCGCCAGGGTCGAACAGGCGGTGCGCCGACTCGGCTACCAGCGCAACGACAACGCCCGCAACCTGCGGCAGAAACGACTCGGCACGTCCACGATCGGGCTGGTCGTCGACGACCTCGCCAACCCCTTCTACGCCCTGATGGCCCGTTCGATCGAGGACGAGGCGCACCGGCGCGGCTGCGTCGTCCTGGTCGGCAGCACCAACGACGAACCGCGCCGGGAGCGCGAGGTGATCGCGGCCTTCACCGCCCGGCAGGTGGACGGTCTGATCATCGTCCCGACCATCGGCAGCCACGGCTTCCTGAAACCCGCCATGGAGGCGGGCACCCAGGTGGTCTGCGTCGACCGCCCCGCCAAGGACCTCGACGTGGACACCGTCACGGTCGACAACCGCGACGGCGCCCGACGGGCCGTCACCCACCTGCTGGACCACGGCCACACCAGGATCGCCTACCTCGGCGACCGCTACGACATCTGGACCCAGCGCGAACGCCACGCGGGCTACCTGGACGCGCTCCGCGCCCGCGGCCTGGCCCCCGACCCCGCCCTGGTGCGGCACGGCCTGCGCTCCCACCCGGAAACCCGGCTCGCCCTCGCCGCCCTGCGCGCCCTGCCCGAACCGCCGTCCGCCCTGTTCAGCAGCAACGACCTGATCACGCTCGGCGTCCTGGACCGCGCCGACGGCCCGGACGGCCCGGACGACCCGGAGACCACCGACGGCCCCGCGCCGATGGCCGTCGTCGGCTTCGACGACCTGCCGCTCGCCAAACGCCTCAACCCGCCCCTGACCGTCGTCAGCCAGGACCCGGTCGCGGTCGGCAGCACCGCGGCCAACCTCCTGTTCGCCCGGATCACCGGCGACCGCTCCGCCCCGCGCCAGGTCGTCCTGCTCACCCGCTTCGTCGAACGCCGCTCGGGCGAACGCCCCGCCCACCGGACCGACCACCCCACCGACAGCCCGGCCGCGGCGCCCTGA
- a CDS encoding 2-hydroxyacid dehydrogenase, which produces MSARYLLPYAPDAIGGLPAGLDALVWDGDGPVPPDEALREVEFFCLPYMRHAVALPVIGRLPSLKVVQTLTAGMDDVLPHVPAGAVACNAPGLHDASTAELAVTLILASLRGVPHFTRLQDQERWQQEFHPSLADRTVLILGYGSIGRALAARLEPFECEVVRVARRPRPEEGVHGVAELAELLPAADVVVLLTPLTPESRHLADAGFLARMKDGALLVNVARGPVVDTGALLAELSARRLRAALDVTDPEPLPAGHPLWHAPGVLITPHVGGPSSAFLPRAKRALRRQVLRFEHGEPLAPGH; this is translated from the coding sequence ATGAGCGCTCGTTACCTCCTGCCGTACGCCCCCGATGCGATCGGCGGTCTGCCCGCCGGACTCGACGCCCTGGTGTGGGACGGGGACGGGCCGGTGCCGCCGGACGAGGCGCTGCGCGAGGTGGAGTTCTTCTGCCTGCCGTACATGCGGCACGCCGTCGCGCTGCCGGTGATCGGGCGGCTGCCGTCGCTCAAGGTGGTCCAGACGCTCACCGCCGGGATGGACGACGTCCTGCCGCACGTGCCGGCCGGGGCCGTCGCGTGCAACGCGCCCGGGCTGCACGACGCCAGTACCGCCGAGCTGGCGGTGACGCTGATCCTCGCCTCGCTGCGCGGCGTCCCGCACTTCACCCGCCTCCAGGACCAGGAGCGCTGGCAGCAGGAGTTCCACCCGTCCCTCGCCGACCGGACCGTGCTCATCCTCGGCTACGGCTCGATCGGCCGGGCGCTCGCCGCGCGACTGGAGCCCTTCGAGTGCGAGGTGGTCCGGGTCGCCCGCCGCCCCCGCCCCGAGGAGGGGGTGCACGGCGTGGCGGAGCTGGCGGAACTGCTCCCGGCCGCGGACGTCGTCGTGCTGCTGACGCCGCTGACCCCGGAGAGCCGCCACCTGGCCGACGCCGGGTTCCTGGCCCGGATGAAGGACGGCGCGCTGCTCGTCAACGTCGCCCGGGGCCCCGTCGTCGACACCGGGGCGCTGCTCGCGGAACTCTCCGCGCGGCGCCTGCGGGCGGCGCTCGACGTCACCGACCCGGAGCCGCTGCCCGCCGGGCACCCGCTCTGGCACGCCCCCGGGGTGCTGATCACCCCGCACGTCGGCGGCCCCAGCAGCGCCTTCCTGCCGCGGGCCAAGCGCGCCCTGCGCCGACAGGTCCTGCGGTTCGAGCACGGCGAACCGCTCGCCCCCGGGCACTGA
- a CDS encoding M24 family metallopeptidase, protein MDTATAEEFRARRLLDAQAKATVLFEEVARRGLVAPGRSEQAVSDSIRDLANELFGTTRHWHKRIVRSGPHTLFPYRESPPDRVLEADDIAFADFGPIFEEFEADLGRTYVLGDDPDKLRLAADLPAVFDAGRRYFAEHPDVTGARLHAEVDRLARAAGWTLGGTGHAGHLVGEFPHEKIDAAEIESYIAPGNTTPMRRTDRAGRVCHWILEIHLVDTARGFGGFHEQLLDLG, encoded by the coding sequence GTGGACACCGCCACCGCGGAGGAGTTCCGCGCCCGGCGGCTGCTCGACGCCCAGGCCAAGGCGACCGTCCTGTTCGAGGAGGTGGCCCGGCGCGGCCTGGTCGCCCCCGGCCGGAGCGAACAGGCCGTCAGCGACAGCATCCGCGACCTGGCGAACGAGCTGTTCGGGACGACCAGGCACTGGCACAAACGCATCGTCCGCTCGGGCCCGCACACCCTGTTCCCCTACCGGGAGAGCCCGCCGGACCGGGTCCTCGAGGCCGACGACATCGCCTTCGCCGACTTCGGCCCGATCTTCGAGGAGTTCGAGGCCGACCTCGGCCGCACCTACGTCCTGGGCGACGACCCGGACAAGCTGCGCCTCGCCGCGGACCTGCCCGCGGTGTTCGACGCCGGGCGCCGCTACTTCGCCGAGCACCCGGACGTCACCGGCGCCCGACTGCACGCCGAGGTCGACCGCCTGGCCCGGGCCGCGGGCTGGACGCTCGGCGGCACCGGCCACGCCGGGCACCTGGTCGGCGAGTTCCCGCACGAGAAGATCGACGCCGCCGAGATCGAGTCCTACATCGCGCCCGGCAACACCACGCCCATGCGCCGCACCGACCGGGCCGGACGGGTCTGCCACTGGATTCTGGAGATCCACCTCGTCGACACCGCGCGGGGCTTCGGCGGCTTCCACGAGCAGCTCCTCGACCTGGGCTGA
- a CDS encoding VOC family protein, translated as MPAAFNHTIIASRDRTVSARFYQELLEAEQAPSWGPFTNLRLADGVLLQFAEPPVEIQRQHYAFLVDDELFDRAHTMLRERGIDHWADPQMQRLGETNTEHGGRGVYVLDPAGHGLELITRPYL; from the coding sequence ATGCCCGCCGCCTTCAACCACACCATCATCGCCTCCCGGGACCGCACTGTCTCCGCCCGCTTCTACCAGGAGCTGCTGGAGGCCGAACAGGCGCCCTCCTGGGGCCCGTTCACCAATCTCCGGCTCGCCGACGGCGTGCTGCTGCAGTTCGCCGAACCGCCGGTGGAGATCCAGCGCCAGCACTACGCCTTCCTGGTCGACGACGAACTCTTCGACCGCGCCCACACCATGCTGCGCGAACGCGGCATCGACCACTGGGCCGACCCGCAGATGCAGCGCCTCGGCGAGACCAACACCGAGCACGGCGGGCGCGGCGTCTACGTGCTCGATCCGGCCGGCCACGGACTGGAGCTGATCACCCGCCCCTACCTGTGA
- a CDS encoding maleylpyruvate isomerase N-terminal domain-containing protein has translation MDHQELRAALAETRSVLTPQLGLDWGVPAGPLEWSCRDTLAHIGHDLLAYAGQLAARPTDRYLPFDLTVRQDTGPADLLATALACGDLLALALAAADPGLRAWHWGPTDPSGFAAMGVAETLLHTHDITTGLALDWTPPPALCAAVLARLFPDAPAGEPAPVLLWCTGRGELPGRSRRESWAWRAALAE, from the coding sequence ATGGACCATCAGGAACTGCGTGCGGCCCTGGCGGAGACGCGAAGCGTCCTCACCCCGCAGCTCGGCCTGGACTGGGGCGTCCCGGCCGGCCCCCTGGAGTGGAGCTGCCGGGACACCCTCGCCCACATCGGCCACGACCTGCTCGCCTACGCCGGGCAGCTCGCCGCCCGGCCCACCGACCGCTACCTGCCCTTCGACCTGACGGTGCGTCAGGACACTGGCCCCGCCGACCTGCTGGCGACCGCGCTGGCCTGCGGCGACCTGCTGGCCCTCGCCCTGGCCGCCGCCGACCCCGGGCTGCGCGCCTGGCACTGGGGCCCGACCGACCCGAGCGGTTTCGCCGCGATGGGCGTCGCCGAGACGCTGCTGCACACCCACGACATCACCACCGGCCTGGCCCTCGACTGGACGCCGCCGCCCGCGCTCTGCGCCGCCGTCCTGGCCCGGCTCTTCCCGGACGCCCCCGCCGGAGAGCCCGCCCCCGTCCTGCTCTGGTGCACCGGCCGCGGCGAACTCCCGGGCCGGTCGCGCCGGGAGTCCTGGGCCTGGCGGGCGGCGCTCGCCGAATAG
- the msrA gene encoding peptide-methionine (S)-S-oxide reductase MsrA: MTTDRAVLAGGCFWGMQELIRKLPGVQSTRTGYTGGENAHATYRNHPGHAEALEIVYDPERISYRTLLEYFFQIHDPSTLDRQGNDIGSSYRSAIFYADEAQRATALDTIADVDASGLWPGKVVTEVTPLGDFWEAEPEHQDYLQHYPNGYTCHYPRSGWKLPVREGA; encoded by the coding sequence ATGACCACGGACCGTGCCGTCCTGGCCGGCGGCTGCTTCTGGGGTATGCAGGAGCTGATCCGCAAACTCCCCGGCGTCCAGTCGACCCGCACCGGCTACACCGGCGGCGAGAACGCGCACGCCACCTACCGCAACCACCCCGGCCACGCCGAGGCGCTGGAGATCGTCTACGACCCGGAGCGGATCAGCTACCGGACGCTGCTGGAGTACTTCTTCCAGATCCACGACCCGAGCACCCTGGACCGGCAGGGCAACGACATCGGCAGCAGCTACCGCTCGGCGATCTTCTACGCGGACGAGGCCCAGCGCGCCACCGCCCTTGACACCATCGCGGACGTCGACGCGAGCGGCCTGTGGCCGGGCAAGGTGGTCACCGAGGTGACCCCGCTCGGCGATTTCTGGGAGGCCGAGCCCGAGCACCAGGACTACCTCCAGCACTACCCCAACGGCTACACCTGCCACTACCCGCGCTCGGGCTGGAAACTCCCGGTCCGCGAAGGGGCGTAA